Proteins encoded together in one Columba livia isolate bColLiv1 breed racing homer chromosome 3, bColLiv1.pat.W.v2, whole genome shotgun sequence window:
- the CAD gene encoding multifunctional protein CAD isoform X1: protein MGCRLVLQDGSVLWGRPFGAVGAAAAGEVVFQTGMVGYPEALTDPSYKAQILVLTYPLIGNYGVPRDETDPFGLSRWFESNKIHVAALVVGECSKTPSHWSASRSLDQWLKEQNIPGLEGVDTRALTKKIREKGTLLGKLVPDGTPEKSISFEDPNKRHLVQEVSLKTPHVFNPGGSLRITAVDCGIKYNQVRCLCERGATVTVVPWDHPLDTADFDGLFISNGPGDPQLCQETVSNLRRVLGAPQPKPVFGICLGHQLLSLAIGAHTYKMKYGNRGHNQPCVHEDTRRCFITAQNHGFAVEASSLPPDWAPLFTNANDGSNEGLVHQHKPFFSVQFHPEHRAGPTDLEGLFDVFMEAARELRSGDGGAQTVRQRLQDWMTYGEAPAGGQDAAQPRKVLILGSGGLSIGQAGEFDYSGSQAIKALKEENIQTVLINPNIATVQTSKGLADKVYFLPITPEYVTQVIRNERPDGVLLTFGGQTALNCGVELTKAGVLERYRVRVLGTPVASIEMTEDRKVFVEKMEEIGEHVAPSEAAASLEQAQAAAERLGYPVLVRSAYALGGLGSGFANSREELVALVSQAFTHTSQVLVDKSLKGWKEIEYEVVRDAYNNCVTVCNMENLDPLGIHTGESIVVAPSQTLNDTEYFLLRRTAVKVVQHLGIVGECNIQFALNPESEQYYIIEVNARLSRSSALASKATGYPLAYVAAKLALGIPLPLLRNSVTNSTTANFEPSLDYCVVKIPRWDLSKFLRVSTKIGSSMKSVGEVMAIGRNFEEAFQKALRMVDENCVGFDHTVKPASDVELETPTDKRIFVLAAALRAGYSIERLYELTKIDRWFLHKMKNITDHAVLLESYRGEQSTMPPAVLKRAKQLGFSDKQVALAVLSTELAVRKMRQDLKILPVVKQIDTVAAEWPAQTNYLYLTYNGTEHDLAFQEPHVMVIGSGVYRIGSSVEFDWCAVGCIQELRKMGFKTIMVNYNPETVSTDYDMCDRLYFDEISFEVVMDIYELENPEGVILSMGGQLPNNIAMALHRQQCHILGTSPEAIDSAENRFKFSRLLDSIGISQPLWKELSDMESAKQFCGKVGYPCVVRPSYVLSGAAMNVAYSDSDLEKFLSNAVAVSKEQPVVISKFIQEAKEIDVDAVACDGMVVAIAISEHVENAGVHSGDATLVTPPQDITPKTLERIKAIVHAVGQELQVTGPFNLQLIAKDDQLKVIECNVRVSRSFPFVSKTLGVDLVALASQVIMGEDVEPVGLMTGTGIVGVKVPQFSFSRLAGADVVLGVEMTSTGEVACFGENRCEAYLKAMLSTGFKIPKKNILLTIGSYKNKSELLPTVRTLESLGYNLYASLGTADFYTEHGIKVMAVDWHFEETDGSEAGTRETQRSILDYLAENHFEMVINLSMRNSGGRRLSSFVTKGYRTRRLAVDYSVPLIIDIKCTKLFVEALGQIRAAPPLKMHVDCMTSQKLIRLPGLIDVHVHLREPGGTHKEDFASGTAAALAGGVTMVCAMPNTSPAVTDAASFALAQKLAEAGARCDFALFLGASPENAGSLGALAGAAAGLKMYLNDTFSSLRMDDVSLWMEHFEQWPQHLPVVAHAERQTVAAVLMVAQLYQRPVHICHVARREEILLIKAAKQKGIPVTCEVTPHHLFLCRDDLGRLGEGWAAVRPALGTRQDLEALWENMDTIDCFATDHAPHTLEEKQGQEPPPGYPGLETMLPLLLTAVSEGRLSVEDVIQRLYENPRKIFGLPAQEDTYVEVDLEHEWTVPSHTAFSKAHWTPFEGMKVKGTVRRVVLRGEVAYIDGQVLVPPGYGQDVKKWPSGAVLAPHAAPSKDSTKLRLSLQTPEQPRHVVATETLRSRASSPRRAGPAGDGRFHLPPRIHRASDPGLPAFQRLGAVHRPGARGTAEDAREKAGRKAAEADPAVIQDGYFYPPGPLPRQASPQGAPHFQTSLPLHPLVGQHVLSVRQFSKEQLSHLCNVAHTLRMLVQKERSLDILKGKVMASMFYEASTRTSSSFAAAMNRLGGSVLSFSEATSSVQKGESLADSVQTMCCYADVLVLRHPQPGAVELAAKHCRKPVINAGDGVGEHPTQALLDIFTIREELGTVNGMTITMVGDLKHGRTVHSLARLLTQYRVNLRYVTPPSLRMPPEITGFVASKGIKQEEFGSIEEALPDTDVLYMTRIQKERFSCTEEYEACFGQFILTPHIMTRAKEKMVVMHPLPRVNEISVEVDSDPRAAYFRQAENGMYIRMALLATVLGRY, encoded by the exons ATGGGCTGCCGCCTGGTGCTGCAGGACGGGTCGGTGCTGTGGGGCCGCCCCTTCGGGGCCgtcggggccgccgccgccggggaAGTCG TGTTCCAGACCGGCATGGTGGGCTACCCCGAGGCCCTCACCGACCCCTCCTACAAGGCGCAGATCCTGGTGCTCACCTACCCGCTCATCGGCAATTACGGGGTTCCCCGGGATGAGACCGACCCCTTCGGCCTCAGTAGG TGGTTCGAGTCCAACAAGATCCACGTGGCTGCACTGGTGGTGGGCGAGTGCTCGAAGACCCCCAGCCACTGGAGCGCATCCCGCTCCCTCGACCAGTGGCTGAAGGAGCAGAACATCCCCGGGCTGGAAG GAGTGGATACTCGGGCCCTAACAAAGAAGATCCGCGAGAAGGGGAcgctgctggggaagctggtGCCAGACGGGACCCCTGAGAAGAGCATCTCCTTTGAGGACCCCAACAAGCGGCACCTGGTGCAGGAGGTGTCGCTGAAG ACGCCCCACGTGTTCAACCCCGGTGGGTCGCTGCGGATCACGGCGGTCGACTGTGGTATCAAGTACAACCAAGTGCGGTGCCTTTGTGAGCGGGGGGCGACCGTCACCGTGGTGCCCTGGGACCATCCGCTGGACACTGCAG ACTTCGATGGCCTGTTCATCAGCAATGGCCCCGGGGACCCGCAGCTCTGCCAGGAGACGGTGTCCAACCTGCGCCGGGTGCTGGGCGCCCCCCAGCCCAAGCCCGTCTTCGGGATCTGCCTGGGGCACCAGCTGCTCTCTCTGGCCATCGGTGCCCACACCTACAAGATGAA GTACGGGAACCGTGGGCACAACCAGCCGTGCGTGCACGAGGACACGCGGCGCTGCTTCATCACGGCGCAGAACCACGGCTTCGCGGTGGAGGCCAGCAGCCTGCCGCCCGACTGGGCCCCGCTCTTCACCAATGCCAACGACGGCTCCAACGAGGGCCTCGTCCACCAGCACAAGCCCTTCTTCAG CGTCCAGTTCCACCCGGAGCACCGCGCCGGCCCCACGGACCTGGAGGGGCTTTTTGACGTCTTCATGGAGGCGGCGCGGGAGCTGCGGAGCGGAGATGGCGGCGCCCAGACCG TGCGGCAGCGGCTGCAGGATTGGATGACCTATGGCGAGGCGCCGGCAGGGGGCCAGGACGCGGCCCAGCCCCGCAAGGTGCTGATCCTGGGCTCCGGCGGGCTCTCCATCGGGCAGGCGGGCGAGTTCGACTACTCGGGGTCACAG GCCATTAAAGCACTGAAGGAGGAGAACATCCAGACGGTGCTGATCAACCCCAACATCGCCACGGTGCAGACGTCCAAAGGGCTGGCGGACAAGGTTTACTtcctccccatcacccccgAGTACGTCACTCAG GTGATCCGGAACGAGCGTCCCGACGGGGTGCTGCTGACCTTCGGGGGACAGACGGCCCTGAACTGCGGCGTGGAGCTCACCAAGGCGGGCGTGCTGGAGCGGTACCGCGTGCGCGTGCTGGGCACCCCCGTCGCCTCCATCGAGATGACGGAGGATCGCAAGGTCTTCGTGGAGAAGATGGAGGAGATCGGGGAGCACGTGGCACCCAGCGAGGCCGCTGCCTCCCTGGAGCAG GCGCAGGCGGCGGCGGAGCGGTTGGGGTACCCGGTGCTGGTGCGCTCCGCCTACGCCCTCGGGGGCCTGGGCTCTGGCTTTGCCAACAGCCGGGAGGAGCTGGTGGCACTGGTGAGCCAGGCCTTcacccacacctcccaggtcctggtggacaagtccctgaagggctggaaggagatCGAGTATGAGGTGGTGCGGGACGCCTACAACAACTGTGTCACG GTGTGCAACATGGAGAACCTGGACCCGCTGGGGATCCACACGGGCGAGTCCATCGTGGTGGCTCCCAGCCAGACCCTCAACGACACTGAGTACTTCCTGCTGCGCCGCACGGCCGTGAAGGTGGTGCAGCACCTGGGCATCGTGGGCGAGTGCAACATCCAGTTTGCCCTGAACCCCGAGTCAGAGCAG TACTACATCATCGAGGTGAACGCCCGGCTCTCCCGCAGCTCGGCCCTGGCCAGCAAGGCCACCGGCTACCCGCTGGCCTACGTGGCTGCCAAGCTGGCCCTGGGCATCCCCCTGCCCCTCCTCAG GAACTCTGTCACCAACTCCACCACGGCCAACTTCGAGCCCAGCCTGGACTACTGCGTGGTGAAGATCCCGCGCTGGGACCTCAGCAAGTTCCTGCGCGTCAGCACCAAGATCGGCAGCTCCATGAAGAGCGTGG gggaggTCATGGCCATCGGGAGGAACTTCGAGGAGGCGTTCCAGAAGGCACTGAGGATGGTGGACGAGAACTGCGTGGGCTTTGACCACACCGTGAAGCCGGCCTCAGATGTG GAGCTCGAGACGCCGACGGACAAGCGGATCTTTGTGCTggcggccgcgctgcgggcCGGCTACTCCATCGAGCGGCTCTACGAGCTGACCAAGATCGACCGCTGGTTCCTGCACAAGATGAAGAACATCACGGACCACGCGGTGCTGCTGGAGTCGTACCGCGGGGAGCAGAGCACCATGCCGCCCGCCGTGCTCAAGCGGGCCAAGCAGCTCGGCTTCTCGGACAAGCAGGTGGCCCTGGCCGTGCTCAG CACCGAGCTGGCCGTGCGGAAGATGCGGCAGGACCTCAAGATCCTGCCGGTGGTGAAGCAGATCGACACGGTGGCGGCGGAGTGGCCGGCCCAAACCAACTACCTGTACCTGACCTACAACGGCACCGAGCACGACCTGGCCTTCCAAGAGCCACACGTCATGGTCATCGGCTCTGGCGTCTACCGCATCGGCAGCAGCGTGGAGTTCGACTGGTGCGCTGTCGGCTGCATCCAGGAGCTCCGCAAG ATGGGCTTCAAGACAATCATGGTGAACTACAACCCCGAGACGGTGAGCACTGACTATGATATGTGCGACCGCCTCTACTTTGATGAGATCTCCTTCGAG GTGGTGATGGACATCTACGAGCTGGAGAACCCTGAGGGTGTGATCCTGTCCATGGGCGGGCAGCTGCCCAACAACATCGCCATGGCCTTGCACCGGCAGCAGTGCCACATCCTGGGCACCTCCCCGGAGGCCATCGACTCGGCCGAGAACCGCTTCAAGTTCTCCCGCCTGCTCGACTCCATCGGCATCAGCCAGCCCCTCTGGAAGGAGCTCTCTGACATGGAG TCCGCCAAGCAGTTCTGCGGCAAGGTGGGGTACCCCTGCGTCGTGCGCCCCTCCTACGTGCTGAGCGGCGCCGCCATGAACGTGGCCTACTCGGACAGCGACCTCGAGAAGTTCCTGAGCAACGCCGTGGCCGTGTCCAAGGAGCAGCCCGTTGTCATCTCCAAGTTCATCCAGGAGGCCAAG GAGATCGACGTGGACGCGGTGGCCTGTGACGGCATGGTGGTGGCCATCGCCATATCAGAGCACGTGGAGAATGCTGGGGTGCACTCAGGTGATGCCACACTAGTGACGCCCCCCCAGGACATCACCCCCAAGACGCTGGAGCGCATCAAGGCCATTGTCCAcgctgtggggcaggagctgcaggtcaCCGGGCCCTTCAACCTGCAGCTCATTGCCAAG GACGACCAGCTGAAGGTGATTGAGTGCAACGTCCGCGTCTCCCGCTCCTTCCCCTTTGTGTCCAAGACCCTGGGGGTGGACCTGGTGGCTCTAGCCAGCCAGGTGATCATGGGTGAGGACGTGGAACCCGTGGGGCTGATGACGGGCACTGGAATTGTCGGCGTCAAG GTGCCCCAGTTCTCCTTCTCACGCCTGGCGGGCGCCGACGTGGTGCTGGGGGTGGAGATGACCAGCACCGGAGAGGTGGCCTGCTTCGGGGAGAACCGCTGCGAGGCCTACCTGAAGGCCATGCTCAGCACCGGCTTCAAGATCCCCAAGAAGAACATCCTGCTCACCATTGGCAGCTACAAG AACAAGAGCGAGCTGCTGCCCACGGTGCGGACCCTGGAGAGCCTTGGCTATAACCTGTACGCCAGCCTGGGCACCGCTGACTTCTACACCGAGCACGGCATcaag GTGATGGCCGTGGACTGGCATTTCGAGGAGACAGACGGCAGCGAGGCCGGCACCCGCGAGACCCAGCGCAGCATCCTGGACTACCTGGCCGAGAACCACTTCGAGATGGTCATCAACCTCTCGATGCGCAACTCGGGCGGCCGCCGGCTCTCCTCCTTCGTCACCAAGGGCTACCGCACCCGCCGCCTGGCCGTCGACTACTCCGTGCCGCTCATCATCGACATCAAGTGCACCAAGCTCTTTGTGGAG GCGCTGGGCCAGATCAGGGCAGCCCCCCCGCTGAAGATGCACGTGGACTGCATGACGTCCCAGAAACTCATCCGCCTGCCAG gcCTGATTGACGTCCACGTCCACCTCCGCGAGCCGGGCGGCACCCACAAGGAGGACTTTGCGTCAGGCACAGCGGCTGCCCTGGCCGGGGGGGTCACCATGGTGTGTGCCATGCCCAACACCAGCCCCGCTGTCACTGATGCCGCCTCCTTTGCCCTGGCGCAGAAG CTGGCCGAGGCCGGCGCCCGCTGCGACTTCGCCCTCTTCCTGGGGGCGTCCCCGGAGAACGCCGGCTCGCTGGGCGCCCTGGCCGGGGCAGCCGCGGGCCTCAAGATGTACCTGAACGACACCTTCTCCAGCCTGCGGATGGACGACGTGTCGCTGTGGATGGAG CACTTCGAGCAGTGGCCACAGCACCTGCCCGTAGTGGCACACGCGGAGCGACAGACGGTGGCCGCTGTCCTGATGGTGGCCCAGCTGTACCAGCGCCCCGTGCACATCTGCCACGTGGCCCGCAGGGAGGAG ATCCTCCTCATCAAGGCAGCGAAGCAGAAGGGGATCCCGGTGACGTGCGAGGTGACCCCGCACCACCTCTTCCTGTGCCGGGACGACCTGGGGCGCCTCGGGGAGGGCTGGGCGGCCGTGCGGCCAGCACTGGGCACCCGCCAGGACCTGGAGGCTCTCTGGGAGAACATGGACACCATCGACTGCTTCGCCACGGACCACG CCCCCCACACgctggaggagaagcagggGCAGGAGCCGCCCCCCGGTTACCCTGGCCTGGAGACaatgctgccgctgctgctgaCGGCGGTTTCTGAGGGGCGGCTCAGCGTGGAGGACGTCATCCAGCGCCTCTACGAGAACCCGCGCAAGATCTTCGGGCTCCCTGCCCAGGAGGACACCTACGTGGAG GTGGACCTGGAGCATGAGTGGACCGTCCCCAGCCACACGGCTTTCTCCAAGGCGCACTGGACGCCCTTCGAGGGCATGAAGGTGAAGGGGACGGTGCGGAGGGTGGTCCTGCGTGGGGAGGTCGCCTACATCGATGGGCAG gtgctggtgcccCCCGGCTATGGGCAGGACGTGAAGAAATGGCCCTCGGGAGCTGTGCTGGCGCCACATGCAGCCCCCTCCAAGGACAGCACGAAG CTCCGCCTCTCCTTGCAGACCCCCGAGCAGCCCCGGCACGTGGTGGCCACCGAGACGCTGCGCAGCCGAGCCTCCAGCCCtcgccgcgccggccccgcgGGCGACGGGCGCTTCCACCTCCCGCCCCGCATCCACCGCGCCTCCGATCCCGGGCTGCCAG CGTTCCAGAGGCTGGGAGCCGTGCACCGCCCGGGCGCCCGAGGCACCG CCGAGGACGCCCGTGAAAAGGCCGGCAGGAAGGCGGCGGAGGCGG ATCCGGCTGTGATCCAGGACGGCTACTTCTACCCACCGGGTCCTCTCCCGCGCCAGGCGTCCCCCCAGGGCGCCCCCCACTTCCAGACGTCCTTGCCGCTGCACCCCCTCGTCGGGCAGCACGTTCTCTCCGTCCGGCAGTTTTCCAAGGAGCAG CTGTCGCATCTGTGCAATGTGGCGCACACCCTGCGCATGCTGGTGCAGAAGGAGCGGAGCCTGGACATCCTCAAG GGCAAGGTGATGGCGTCCATGTTCTACGAGGCCAGCACGCGGACCAGCAGCTCCTTCGCCGCGGCCATGAACCGGCTGGGCGGCTCCGTGCTGTCCTTCTCGGAGGCCACCTCCTCGGTGCAGAAGGGCGAGTCGCTGGCGGACTCCGTGCAGACCATGTGCTGTTACGCCGACGTGCTGGTGCTGCGGCACCCCCAGCCCGGTGCCGTGGAG CTGGCCGCCAAGCACTGCCGCAAGCCGGTGATCAACGCCGGGGACGGGGTCGGGGAGCATCCCACACAGGCGCTGCTGGACATCTTCACCATCCGCGAGGAGCTGGGCACTGTTAACGGCATGAcg ATCACCATGGTGGGCGACCTGAAGCACGGGCGCACGGTGCACTCCCTGGCCCGCCTGCTCACCCAGTACCGCGTCAACCTGCGCTACGTCACCCCCCCCAGCCTCCGCATGCCCCCTGAGATCACCGGCTTCGTGGCCTCCAAGGGCATCAAGCAG GAGGAGTTTGGGAGCATCGAGGAGGCGCTGCCCGACACCGACGTGCTCTACATGACGCGCATCCAGAAGGAGCGGTTCTCCTGCACCGAGGAGTATGAGGCC TGCTTCGGGCAGTTCATCCTCACGCCCCACATCATGACCCGGGCCAAGGAGAAGATGGTGGTGATGCACCCGCTGCCGCGTGTCAACGAGATCAG CGTGGAGGTGGACTCGGACCCGCGCGCCGCGTACTTCCGGCAGGCGGAGAACGGGATGTACATACGGATGGCGCTGCTGGCCACGGTGCTGGGCCGGTACTGA